In Prunus dulcis unplaced genomic scaffold, ALMONDv2, whole genome shotgun sequence, a single window of DNA contains:
- the LOC117613709 gene encoding uncharacterized protein LOC117613709 yields MEVCVIAKCTYKSETIMFSVSSESSMVDILKTLCLRFRGLQVGCFTLRYSVPSYPSCFLETDSDLDLMRTFLLISNEKTVDILVKDLCGINEYSGDFCVNKELIACEKGESSCSSTVEDRNEFLGRSKRASAKPLLSNEWETYIHHVGQKFDGGAEEFRLKLCNWRVYASRCEATSSFVIRTLNNVHTCAGRIWESKSKMMRSRVVSSLIVDRIRAKPELKPAEIIHEFKDYYGIDISYYHAWFGKELAKLDVHGDESKSFNELVWYADAVKETNTGSLCTLDCEAGINRFRRFFVSFGGCIAGFQYCIPLLFIDATFLKSKYKGQLLCASGKNGNQ; encoded by the exons ATGGAGGTGTGTGTCATTGCCAAGTGCACATATAAGTCGGAAACCATCATGTTTTCAGTTTCATCAGAGTCATCCATGGTTGATATTTTGAAGACTTTGTGTCTGaggtttaggggtttgcaGGTGGGTTGTTTCACATTACGGTATTCGGTGCCCAGTTATCCGAGTTGTTTTCTAGAAACGGATAGCGATTTGGACTTGATGAGgacatttttgttgatatcaAATGAGAAGACTGTTGATATTTTAGTGAAGGATTTATGCGGGATCAATGAATATAGTGGTGATTTTTGTGTAAATAAGGAGTTGATAGCATGTGAAAAGGGCGAGTCGTCGTGTTCTAGTACTGTCGAAGACAGAAACGAGTTTTTGGGCAGGTCGAAGAGAGCAAGTGCTAAGCCTTTGTTGTCAAATGAGTGGGAGACATACATACATCATGTGGGGCAGAAGTTTGACGGTGGTGCAGAGGAGTTCCGGTTGAAATTGTGCAA CTGGCGTGTTTATGCTTCTCGTTGTGAAGCTACTAGCAGTTTTGTAATTCGGACGTTAAATAATGTTCATACATGTGCGGGTCGGATATGGGAATCAAAGAGTAAGATGATGAGGTCTCGTGTGGTGTCCTCCCTCATTGTGGACAGAATTCGTGCAAAACCAGAGCTGAAGCCAGCTGAGATTATACACGAGTTCAAAGATTATTATGGTATAGACATTTCATACTACCACGCATGGTTTGGCAAAGAGTTAGCTAAATTGGACGTTCACGGTGATGAGTCGAAGTCCTTCAACGAGTTAGTGTGGTATGCGGATGCCGTAAAGGAAACTAACACTGGTTCTCTCTGCACTCTTGATTGTGAAGCTGGAATTAATCGCTTTCGACGGTTTTTTGTGTCTTTTGGCGGTTGCATTGCTGGATTTCAATATTGCATACCCTTGTTGTTCATTGATGCTACGTTTTTGAAGAGCAAGTACAAGGGGCAGCTTCTCTGTGCTTCGGGAAAGAATGGAAATCAAG